A window of the Emys orbicularis isolate rEmyOrb1 chromosome 1, rEmyOrb1.hap1, whole genome shotgun sequence genome harbors these coding sequences:
- the ATP6V1F gene encoding V-type proton ATPase subunit F isoform X2 → MAGRGKLIAVLGDEDTVTGFLLGGVGELNKHRKPNFLVVEKDTSLTEIEETFRSFLAREDIGIILINQFIAELIRHVLDGHTRSLPAVLEIPSKEHPYDATKDSILRRARGMFTAEDLR, encoded by the exons ATGGCCGGGCGGGGGAAGCTGATCGCGGTGCTGGGGGACGAGGACACGGTGACGGGCTTCCTGCTGGGCGGGGTGGGCGAGCTCAACAAGCACCGCAAGCCCAACTTCCTGGTGGTGGAGAAGGACACGAGCCTGACCGAGATCGAGGAGACCTTCCG GAGCTTCCTGGCCCGCGAGGACATCGGCATCATCCTGATCAACCAGTTCATCGCGGAGCTGATCCGGCACGTGCTGGACGGGCACACCCGCTCGCTGCCCGCCGTGCTGGAGATCCCTTCCAAGGAGCACCCCTACGACGCCACCAAGGACTCCATCCTGCGCCGCGCCCGGGGCATGTTCACCGCCGAGGACCTGCGCTAG
- the ATP6V1F gene encoding V-type proton ATPase subunit F isoform X1: MAGRGKLIAVLGDEDTVTGFLLGGVGELNKHRKPNFLVVEKDTSLTEIEETFRCAGAFLGVSVPPVQPPPPIPASPRRSFLAREDIGIILINQFIAELIRHVLDGHTRSLPAVLEIPSKEHPYDATKDSILRRARGMFTAEDLR, from the exons ATGGCCGGGCGGGGGAAGCTGATCGCGGTGCTGGGGGACGAGGACACGGTGACGGGCTTCCTGCTGGGCGGGGTGGGCGAGCTCAACAAGCACCGCAAGCCCAACTTCCTGGTGGTGGAGAAGGACACGAGCCTGACCGAGATCGAGGAGACCTTCCGGTGCGCGG gtgcctTCTTGGGGGTGTCCGTTCCCCCAgtgcagccccccccacccatccctgcctccccccgCAGGAGCTTCCTGGCCCGCGAGGACATCGGCATCATCCTGATCAACCAGTTCATCGCGGAGCTGATCCGGCACGTGCTGGACGGGCACACCCGCTCGCTGCCCGCCGTGCTGGAGATCCCTTCCAAGGAGCACCCCTACGACGCCACCAAGGACTCCATCCTGCGCCGCGCCCGGGGCATGTTCACCGCCGAGGACCTGCGCTAG
- the SPMIP1 gene encoding protein SPMIP1, with the protein MARQLNMDTLQQDFWKEEYLKEVMLRFRWHQRYGASVKARQEQLRQRRQATRQPLKLPALQSPAPVPQAEQPPEEPARAAGGIQEGEMMPVAPEVRQLLYQGISQDGEGRRRYLTLRTARAPEEKYYTPVTTNFVYGWQMGKVTTVYVPPSPKCRIESFFRKNGAFSLLDPRDVAM; encoded by the exons ATGGCGCGCCAGCTGAACATGGACACGCTGCAGCAGGACTTCTGGAAGGAGGAGTACCTCAAGGAGGTGATGCTCCGCTTCCGCTGGCACCAGCGCTACGGGGCGTCCGTCAAGGCCAGGCAGGAGCAGCTGCGCCAGCGGCGGCAGGCCACCAGGCAGCCGCTCAAGCTGCCCGCCCTCCAGTCTCCGGCGCCTGTGCCCCAGGCCGAGCAGCCGCCCGAGGAGCCCGCCAGGGCCGCTGGGGGCATCCAGGAGGGGGAGATGATGCCCGTGGCGCCGGAGGTGAGGCAGCTGCTGTACCAGGGCATCTCCCAGGACGGCGAGGGCCGGCGGCGCTACCTGACCCTCCGCACGGCCCGCGCGCCCGAGGAGAAGTACTACACCCCCGTCACCACCAACTTCGTCTACGGCTGGCAGATGG GGAAAGTCACCACCGTCTACGTGCCCCCGTCACCCAAGTGCCGCATCGAGAGCTTCTTCCGCAAGAACGGGGCCTTCTCACTGCTGGACCCACGCGACGTGGCTATGTGA